The Candidatus Polarisedimenticolia bacterium nucleotide sequence AGGAACGGCTTGTCGTAGAAGCCGACGTAGTCGAGGTCCTTCGCGGAGATCCCGCCCGCCTTCAGGCAGTAGGCGATCGCCTCGCGGGGGAAGTCTTCATCCTGCTTCTTGCGCGTGAAGCGCTCCTCCGAGGCGGCGGCCACGAGCCGTCCGTCCTGGATCAGGCAGGCGGCCGCGTCGTGGTAGAAGCAGGAGATTCCGAGAATGTTCACCGTTTCCTCTCCTTCAGAATTGCTTCACGCACTCTTGCATCCCTTCCCGGGTGCGCTCCCTCAGGGCCCAGAACGATCCGGCCGCCTGCGGAGCGTGCATCGGGTCCTTCCGGAAGATCTTCATCAGCAGCGCGATCGGTCCCAGGACGACGGCGAACAGGAGGAAGAGAATGATGAAGGTCTGGACGACGGCGATTTTCGTGGCGACCCGCTTCCACCCCTCCCACAGCGCTTTCAGCGAGGCGCGCAGCTCGCTCCAGAAGGTTCCCCCCCAGGCCCGATCCAAGGCATAGGCGCCCAGGAGGATGAATGCCGGATCGGCGGGGATCCGGTAGCGCATCTGCGTGAAAAAAGGAGAATAGCAGACGCCGAGCAGCACCGGCCAGGCCACCAGGAAGACCGATCCCGGCACGGCATGCGGCGCCATGAGGGCCCCCGCCAAGGCCGCCAGGAGCAGCAGGCTGAAAACGACGGCGTAGAGGAGCCTTGGCTGGTCGCCGACCAAGGCGTTGTCGAGCGCCATCCGCGGGTCTTTCTCGTGCAGATGCTCGCGGAATCTCCGATCCGCCGCCGCGATCCGATCGGGGTAAGGATTCCAGAAGTGGAGGAACTCGGCCCAGGCGTGACGCAAGGTCCACTTCGGGTTGCGCGCCAGGCCCGAGACCTTGGAGCTCAGCAGATTCTCTCCGCTTCCCGCCCACACGGGCGGATTCACGCCGGGCGCCGATGGAAGGTGAATTCCCGGCCGGAGCACCAGGGCGCGATAGTCCCGGTTCCGTTTCATTTCATAAATCCAGGGCGACAGGATGACCAGGGCCGCGAGCCCGGCCGCCGCCAGGGCCGGCAGGCGCGCGCCGCGGAATCTCTTCCCCAGGAGCAGCCAAAGCAGGAGGAACAGTGCGCCGACGATTCCTCCCTCGAACAGCAGCGCCGAGAGCGCCACCCCGCCTCCGGCCAGGATGAGGGCGGGAAACATACTTCTCCCGCCGGGCTGGGTCCGCACGAGAGCGGCGAAGGCGGCCCACAGGAAGAACATCCCCAGGACGACGGGATACTCGATCCCCGCCAGGACCACGTGCACCGGAAAGACCGCGGCGCCGAAGAGGGCGAGAAGAGCCGCCCGGGGGCCGAAGAGGTGCCTGCCGACGAGCCAGACGAAGAAGCACGTTCCGGTCCCGATGAGGGACTGGAGAATCCGCAGCGGCGTCAATCCGTCCCCGAACACCTTGTACGTCGCCGCCATGACCACGGGATACAACGGGAAGCGATAGTACTTCGCGTCAAAGTGCCCGGCTTGGAGCAGCGTCCGCGCGGCGAGGTCGTAATCGAGAGAATCCTCGAAATAGAAGCCGGGCTGCTCGAACAGGACGAATCCTGCCCGCAGCGCCAGGGCCAGGGCCAGCAGCCCGAGGACCCACTTCCACTCCCAGCGCCGGGAGACTTCAGGCGGCACGTCCGGCCTCCCCCTTCCACGCGGCGAGCCGTCCCGCCAATTCCCTGCCGATCACGGCGGGGGCGGCCTTCTCCTCGAAGCGGCGCCGGCCGGTTCTGGCCAGCCGCTCCGCCAGCGCCGGGTCGCTCTTGAGCCGCAGAATCGCTTCCGCCAGCGACGCTGCATCTCCTCTCGTGCAGAGCAGGCAATCCTCTCCGGGGCGGAGGAATTCCCGGGCGGCGGCGGAGTCGCCGGTGATGACCGGCTTGCCCGTCGCCATTGCCTCGTACACCTTGTTCGGGACGACCCGGGAAGCCTTGCCGGTCTCCCCGAAGATCCCCAGGCAGAGATCGGATTCGCGGATCGTCTCCGCGAGGCGATCGCTGGGCTCCGCGTCGCGGAATTCGAGCGAGCGCAAATCCAGGCGCCGGGCCAGCGACTCGATCCGGGCCCGCTCCTCCCCCTCGCCGACCATCAAGAAGCGGCAGGAGACCCCTTGCTCTTCGAGGATCCGCGCCGCGCCGACGACGGTCTCCAGTCCGTGCAGCGGAATGTAGCGTCCGAAATGGAGAATCGTGTAGAGATGCCCGTTCCGGGCCGCCGGCGTCGTCCCGGGACAAAAAACCCGGTCGTCGGCCCCGATGGGAATCACCCAGGACTTTTCCTCGGGCACTCCGAAAGTCTCGTGGAAGAACTGCACATGGGCGCGCGTGTCCAGCAGGACCCGGTCGGCGAGCCGGCAGGAGGTCCGGTCCACCCACGCCAGGAATCTCGCCTTCATCCCGTCGCGCCGGACGGCGTCCCGATCGAGCACCAGCGAATCGTAGAGCGACAGGAAGGCGTCGAAGACGAGCGGCACGCGCCGCAGCCGGGAGAGGGCCCACGCCGGAAAGACGTCGAAGTGCCCCGAATAGCCGACGAACACGAAGTCGGGCCGCGGGGCGGCTAGAAAGCGCGCCGAAAGCGTTCCGTAGGCGCGCAGCCAGCGGAGCAGCAGGAAGGGCCTGAGCCAGCCCGCGCGCGCCTGCCGGAGCTTGTGCCCGGTGTCCCGCCAGAGCGGGAAATGGCACTCGCGCACCTCGACGCCGCACGCTCTCAGTCCGGCGCGCACGACGCGGTTCCGCGGATAGTCCCGATCGTAGGTTCCCCAATAGCACACGGTCATCGTCAGGCGTGCTCCAGGGCGCTCGAATGCCGCGCCTTCTTCCTCACGTTCTTCGAGAAGTAGGCGAGGCGGCTGGCGATCGACATCGTTCCGCGCAGGACGCGCCGGAGCTCCCGGAGGCTCGTGAGCCTGCCGGCCGTCCGCAGGATGAACCGGGGGCGGAGGTAGAACCGCCGGTAGGCTTCGAGCCGCGCCTTCTCGAGGTCGAGCCGCGACAGCGTCTCGGTCTCCAGGACGATGTCGCGGGCGGCATAGTCTTCCCAGCTGCTGGCCTTGAGATATCCCTTGCGCAGCGACTCCTCGTACATCTCGGTGCCCGGGTAGGGGACGGCCGCGGCGAACTGGGCGTTGTCGGGATCGAGCCGGATGGCGAACTCGATCGTCTGCTTCAGCGTCTCCTTGGTCTCTCCGGGGCCGCCCAGCATGAAGAAGGCCTGGGTCTTGATTCCGGCGCGCCGCGCCAGCTGGAAGGCGCGCACCACCTGGTTCAGGCTGATCCCCTTCTTCAGGCGCTTGAGGATCTCCTCCGATCCCGACTCGACCCCCAGGTACATGTTGTCGCAGCCCGCCTTGCGCATCTCGGTGAGGAGCTCTTCGTCGACGGTGTCGACCCGGCCCATCGAGATCCAGTGCACCTTCAGGTCGCGCTCCTGGATCAGCCGGCAGATCTTGAGGAGCCTTTCGCGGTCGATCGTCATGGTGTCGTCGTCGAAGTAGATGTCGTCGACGCCGTGGTTCCGGACGAGGTGCTCCATCTCGGCGACGACCGACTCGGGATCCCGGACCCGGAAGTCGCGTCCCACCATCGTCCCGGGCCAGAGGCAGAAGGTGCAGCGATGCGGGCACCCGCGGCTGGAGAGCATGAACGTGCCCTTGACTCCCTGGTACTGTGCCGTCTGGTACTTCTCGATCGGCACCACCTGCCGGTCGGGGTAGGGCCAGCGATCGAGATCGAAGTCGAACGGCCGGTCGGAATTGACCCGCACCGAGCCGCTTTCCCGAATCGTCAGGCCGGCCACGTCCGACAGTGGCGTCCCTCGCTTCAAGGCGAGGGCCGCCTCGCGCGTCGTGATCTCGAACTCACCGCGGATGATCGCGTCGACTTCCGGGTTGTCCCGGAGGATCTCCCGGTGGAAATAGGTCGCGTGGGATCCCATCAGCGCGATGAAGGTCCCGGGCAGCAGCGCCTTGATCCGGCGCACCGACTCGAGATCGTGATCGATCGAGGGGGTGGAGGATTCCATGGCGATGAAGTCGGGCCGGATCCGCGCGACTTCGGCAGCGTACGCCTCGATCCCCAGATCGTCGCACACGGCGTCGAGAAACGCGGTCTCGACCTGCGCCTCCTTGAGGAGGGCCACCGTGTAGGCGAGGAAAATCGGGTACTCGAGCTTCTTGTCTTTTCTCTTGTGTGGCCAGCGCACGGAAGATCGCGCGCCATAGCCTTCTCCGGGCCAGGGAGGATTCGTCACCAGCGCTTTGAACATCGGATCGTTCGCTCCTTTCCTCAATGGAATTTGCCTCATTCCTCGCTCAGCAGGCCCCGCGTCACGAGCTCCCGCTGCGCCTCGTCGAACCGGTCGACGGGCTTCTGATTGCGGGCCCAGGCCACCAGGTCGTCGTAGCCGTCTTCCAGGCTCACGCGCGGCTCGTAACCGAGACGGCGGCGGATCTTGCCGATGTCGGCGTAGCAATGCCGGATGTCGCCTTCCCGGAAGATCCCCAGGATCCGGGGCTCCGCCTGGCGGAGAGCGCCGAGGCGCTCCTGCAGCCCCGCCGCCAGCTCCCGCAAGGGGACGAGCCGTCCGGTGCCCACGTTGAAGACCTCGTGATCGGCGTCTTCGCTCTCCATCGCCAGCAGGTTCGCCTGCACTACGTCGGAGACGTGGACGAAATCCCTCCCTTGCCCGCCATCTTCGAAAATCACCGGGCTCAAGCCGTTGAGCAGACGGCTGGAGAAGATGGCGGCGACCCCGGTGTATGGATTCGACAGCGCCTGCCCGGGTCCGTAGACGTTGAAGTAACGCAGCGCGACGGCGGGAATGCCGTAGGCCCGTCCCAGGGCGAGGACCGTCTCCTCCTGGAAGCGCTTCGTGATGGCGTAGACGGAGGTCGGCGCGAGCGGCTTCCTCTCGCCCGTCGGGGCCGGCCGCAGATCCTTGCCGCAGCGCGGGCACTCCGGCTCCCACTTCCCCGCCTTCAGGCGTTCCGGCTTCCTCAGCCCCGGATCGACCGGGCCGCAGGAAGAGCAGGCGTAGCTGCCCTCGCCGTAGATCGACATCGACGAAGCCACCACGACCTTCCGCACGGGCGGGCGGCGGGCGACGATCTTCTCCATCAGCAGCGCGGTGCCGACGCAGTTCACGCGCGTGTAGTCCGCGGAGCGGTACATCGACTGCCCGACGCCCACGGAAGCGGCCTGGTGGAACACCACCTCGACCCCCTCCAAAGCGCGCTCCAGCAGGGCGCCGTCCAGGAGATCGCCGCGCGCCAGCTCGGCCGCCGCGGGAAGCCGCGGGGCGGGATCGCTCCCGTGGACCTGAGGGTCGAAGGCGTCGAGGACGCGGACGCGGTGGCCCCTCGAGAGCAGCGCCGCCACCAGATGGGAGCCGATGAAGCCCGCCCCTCCCGTGACCAGCACGAAGCGGCTCTTCACCGTTTCCTCCCGGGCGCGGCGAACGAGGCGGCGGGCGACGTCCCGGTCCCGGAGGCGATCTCGCCGCGGTCCGC carries:
- a CDS encoding NAD-dependent epimerase/dehydratase family protein, translating into MKSRFVLVTGGAGFIGSHLVAALLSRGHRVRVLDAFDPQVHGSDPAPRLPAAAELARGDLLDGALLERALEGVEVVFHQAASVGVGQSMYRSADYTRVNCVGTALLMEKIVARRPPVRKVVVASSMSIYGEGSYACSSCGPVDPGLRKPERLKAGKWEPECPRCGKDLRPAPTGERKPLAPTSVYAITKRFQEETVLALGRAYGIPAVALRYFNVYGPGQALSNPYTGVAAIFSSRLLNGLSPVIFEDGGQGRDFVHVSDVVQANLLAMESEDADHEVFNVGTGRLVPLRELAAGLQERLGALRQAEPRILGIFREGDIRHCYADIGKIRRRLGYEPRVSLEDGYDDLVAWARNQKPVDRFDEAQRELVTRGLLSEE
- a CDS encoding radical SAM protein, producing the protein MFKALVTNPPWPGEGYGARSSVRWPHKRKDKKLEYPIFLAYTVALLKEAQVETAFLDAVCDDLGIEAYAAEVARIRPDFIAMESSTPSIDHDLESVRRIKALLPGTFIALMGSHATYFHREILRDNPEVDAIIRGEFEITTREAALALKRGTPLSDVAGLTIRESGSVRVNSDRPFDFDLDRWPYPDRQVVPIEKYQTAQYQGVKGTFMLSSRGCPHRCTFCLWPGTMVGRDFRVRDPESVVAEMEHLVRNHGVDDIYFDDDTMTIDRERLLKICRLIQERDLKVHWISMGRVDTVDEELLTEMRKAGCDNMYLGVESGSEEILKRLKKGISLNQVVRAFQLARRAGIKTQAFFMLGGPGETKETLKQTIEFAIRLDPDNAQFAAAVPYPGTEMYEESLRKGYLKASSWEDYAARDIVLETETLSRLDLEKARLEAYRRFYLRPRFILRTAGRLTSLRELRRVLRGTMSIASRLAYFSKNVRKKARHSSALEHA
- a CDS encoding glycosyltransferase family 39 protein — protein: MPPEVSRRWEWKWVLGLLALALALRAGFVLFEQPGFYFEDSLDYDLAARTLLQAGHFDAKYYRFPLYPVVMAATYKVFGDGLTPLRILQSLIGTGTCFFVWLVGRHLFGPRAALLALFGAAVFPVHVVLAGIEYPVVLGMFFLWAAFAALVRTQPGGRSMFPALILAGGGVALSALLFEGGIVGALFLLLWLLLGKRFRGARLPALAAAGLAALVILSPWIYEMKRNRDYRALVLRPGIHLPSAPGVNPPVWAGSGENLLSSKVSGLARNPKWTLRHAWAEFLHFWNPYPDRIAAADRRFREHLHEKDPRMALDNALVGDQPRLLYAVVFSLLLLAALAGALMAPHAVPGSVFLVAWPVLLGVCYSPFFTQMRYRIPADPAFILLGAYALDRAWGGTFWSELRASLKALWEGWKRVATKIAVVQTFIILFLLFAVVLGPIALLMKIFRKDPMHAPQAAGSFWALRERTREGMQECVKQF
- a CDS encoding glycosyltransferase yields the protein MTVCYWGTYDRDYPRNRVVRAGLRACGVEVRECHFPLWRDTGHKLRQARAGWLRPFLLLRWLRAYGTLSARFLAAPRPDFVFVGYSGHFDVFPAWALSRLRRVPLVFDAFLSLYDSLVLDRDAVRRDGMKARFLAWVDRTSCRLADRVLLDTRAHVQFFHETFGVPEEKSWVIPIGADDRVFCPGTTPAARNGHLYTILHFGRYIPLHGLETVVGAARILEEQGVSCRFLMVGEGEERARIESLARRLDLRSLEFRDAEPSDRLAETIRESDLCLGIFGETGKASRVVPNKVYEAMATGKPVITGDSAAAREFLRPGEDCLLCTRGDAASLAEAILRLKSDPALAERLARTGRRRFEEKAAPAVIGRELAGRLAAWKGEAGRAA